AGTCGCCGAGGCCGACGACACGCCGCCGCCCGAAGCGGTCGAGGAGCCCGACATCGCGCTTCCGCCGCCAATGGTGATGTCGCCCGACGCCGTGCCTCTGCCGGCCAAGAAGGAAGACGTCGACGAGGTCAAGAAGAAGGTCGAGCAGCAACAGGTCCAGCGCGCGCAGCAACGTCAGGAGGCGCAGGCGCGTCGGCGCTACGGCGCGCCTGAGGGACACGCCGCGAGTTCGGGCGCGTCGCAGGCGACATGTCTTGCCCATATCGCCGCAGCGCTTCGCCGGCATACGCCAGGCAACACCAGCCTTGGTCCCGGCCATGCGAGCGTGACGTTCCACGTCAATCCGGGCGGCGGTCTGTCTGGCATTTCGGCTTCAGGATCGACTCCGGCGCATGCGGCGCTCGCGCGGCGGATCGTGTCTTCCGCGCGCGGCCCAGGCATGTGCAGCTCGGCCTTCGTGAGCCAGGCTTTCGCCTTCCATTGACGCGAACGGCGGCGGACGCTCGCGCCCGCCGCCTAAGATCGTTCCGAATATTGAGGGCCTGATGAAGCTCGCGCGACTGCTTACCCTCGCCGCGGCGCTCGCCGCGTGCGCGGCGCACGCCGAGGACGCGAAGCCCGCGACCACGCCGGCGCCTAAGCCCGCTTCCACAGCGCCCGCGCCACCGCGAACTGCAGCGCCAAACGCCGCTGCGCCGGCGACGACGGGCGGCGCAGCCGCGCCTTCCGCCGCTCCGGCGATGTCGGAGAGCAAGTTCCTCGGCGCGCTCTACACGGCGATCGCCAAGCGAACGCCCACGGAAAGTCCTGCCGGCGACGGCGAGGTGACGGCCAGCTTTCACGTCAACGCGCAAGGCAAGATCGACAAAGTGACGATCGACAAGACGACAAGTCCAGCGCTTTCAGAAACGGTGAAGAAGATCCTGTCGAGCGTCGAAGCGCCGCCGCCGCCGGGCGGATCGATGGATGTGGGACAAACCTTCAAGTTCCGCGCAACGCCGAAATGAGTCGGTCGCGCCGTTCAAAACTTTCGGTCCGTGGCTGAATTGAATCCATGCGCAAGAGGCCCGCGCATGTTTATCGAAGGAGAAGGAAATGCGGCACATTTCTCGACTGACACTGAGTCTTTCGGCATTGGCGTTCGCCTGTGCGCTTGGCGCGAGCGGACCGGCGCGCGCCATCGATGAGGCGCAAAAGCCCAAGGCCGAAGACAGCGCCGAACCGAAGCGCGAAGAGAGCAAGGATACGAAATCCGAGGAGAAGACCGAAAAGCGCGAGGAGAAGACCGACGCCGGGCGCGAACAGAAACCCAAGGCCGCGCGGGACGAGAAGACTGAGAAGGCAGCCGATAAAAAGAAACACGCCGACAACAGCGCCTATCTGCGCAAGCTCGGTCTAATTATCCGGGCGCGCTCGCCGGGCGCGACGAGTCTTGGCGAAGGAAGCGCCGTCGTTCGCTTTCATCTTGGCGCCTCAGGCGCGACTGACAGCGTCACACTCGTTTCCGCTTCGACGCCCCGCCACGGGCAATTGGCGCGCTCCATCGTCTCCGGCCTGCGGGCGCCGCCGCCGCCCGGCGGCTCATATGACGGCGTGCAGAGTTTCAGATTTCACTAGCGGTGCGGCGTCTCTTCGCGGCTGAGGCGATCAAGATGGGAGAGAGATGATGCGCAAGGCAAGAAGAATGCGTCGGCCTCTTTCCTGGCCATGGATTCTCGCCTTGCTCGTCGTCGGAATTGAAGTCGCGTCAATCGGCGCAGCGTCGGCGCGCAACAATATGCTCCGCGCCGCCTATGCGACGCGCGTTTCGGAAATGTTGCGCGATCGCGCCTATTTAGAGATCTCGTCGCGTTTTTTCCGGATGGAGTCGCCACGCATGGGCCCGGGCTATGCGCGCGTCTGGTTCAAGATTGATTCGTCTGGACATGTGACGAACGTTAGAGTGGTCGACGCAACCAGCGATGCGCACGCGCGGAAGGCGGAAGCGATCTTGTCCGGCTTGCGCCTGCCGCCGCCGCCTGAGGGCGGCTTTGCGGCCGCACAATCATTCAACTTTAGATGACGGCGCCGCTACACAGATGAGATCGGGAGGACCAATGAAGCGTCTAGCTCTTGCCCTACTGGCGTTCGCGGCCTCTAGCGCCGTAAGCGCGGAACAAGGCGCGCCCTCCGCAGACGCTCCTAAGGACGCGTCGACGCCGACTCAATCAGCGCCGCCGGCCGCGATGAGTCACCATCCCGCCGCCGCCTGCGCCGAGGCGAAGGTCGACTGCGCGGCGACCGCCGTTCCCGCCTTTGCGAAGGACGGACGACTGTGGGTCGCCTTCTCCGTTGGCAAGAGCCTTTACGCAGCCGCCTCTTCGGATAATGGCGCGACGTTCTCCGCGCCGACCGCGATCGCTACGATCGGCGACGGCGTGATCGACGCGCATGGTGACGCGCGTCCGAAAATCGTCGCGCTCAAAGACGGAACGCTGCTCGCGAGCTATACGACACGGCCCGACAAGCAGATGATCGGCACGATCTTCACCGCTCGCTCGACCGACGGCGGCAAGACCTTTTCAGCGCCGCAGGCGCTTTTAGCCGAAGGCGGCCAGCGCTTCGACAGCATCCTCGTCAACCGCAAGGGCCGCATCTACGCCGGCTGGCTCGACAAGACTCATGCGCTCAAAGCCAAGGCCGAAGGCAGGGAGTTTCTCGGCAGCGGCGTCGCCTTCGCCTATTCGGACGACGGCGGCAAGACGTTCAAAGGCAAGTCGATCCTCATCGATCACGCCTGCGAATGCTGCCGCATGTCAGGCGCGCTCGACAAGGACGGAACGCCGGTCTTCGCGTGGCGACAGGTTCTGGACGGCAATGTTCGCGACCATATGGTCGCCAAGCTTTCCGCGGACGCCGCGCAAGCGACGGCGACGCGCGTTTCCGACGACGATTGGGCGATCAATAGCTGCCCGCATCACGGACCATCGATCGCGATCGACGCCGCCGGCGATTGGCATGTGGTCTGGTTCACCAAGGGCAAGAAGCGCCAAGGGCTCTATTACGCGCGCAGCCTCGACGCCGGCAAAAGCTTCTCGGAGCCGGAGAAATTCGGCGACGACGCGCGCGCCGCCGGACATCCGACGCTGGTCGCGGCCAAGGGCCGCCTGTATCGCGTCTGGAAGGAATTCGACGGCGCGACGACGACGATCGCCATGCAAATGTCGCGCGACAACGGCAAGAGCTGGAGCGCCCCGCGCGTCGTGGCGCAAACCTTGGACGCCTCCGACCATCCCGAGCTCATCGCCCATAATGGCGCGGCGTATTTGTCGTGGTTGACCCATAAGGAAGGCTATCGCCTGATGCCGCTGCCGCGAGACGAAAAAAGCGCAGCGGCGCCGCAGTGACGCCAATTCGGATGGGCGCTGCTTTGTCATTGGCGACGCGCGCGCCGCGCGTGATCGGCAATCCAGAAGCGATCAACGGCGCCGGCTTTATCACTCTCGATTCCCGGTCGGGCCTGCGGCCTACAGGGAATGACAAGAACTATAGAAGTTTAGTGGGTCTTCGTCGCATGCGCCTCATGTCTTTCGCCGTCGTCATTGCGCTTCTTGCAGGTGGAGGCGCCTTCGCCATGGACTTCAAGCCCTACGGCCGCGGCGCATTCGGGCAATTGACCAAGGCTCACGCCGGCAGGCCGCTCATCGTGCATTTCTGGTCGGTGACCTGTCCGCCCTGCCTCGTGGAATTGCCGCAATGGGCGAAGATCGCCGCCGAGAAAAAGGGATCCGACATCGTCTTCGTCAACACCGACAGCGACGATGACCGCGCCCGCGCTGAGGCGCGCATCGAGAAGGCCGGGCTCTCGGGCGCGGATCATTACGGATTCGCCGACGACTTTGTCGAAAAGCTCTATTTCGAAGCGGACAGCGCCTGGCGCGGAGAATTGCCGTTCACGGCGCTTGTCGCGCCTGACGGCGGCGTCGTGACGGTGACGGGCGCGGTCGACGATCCGCTGATCGTCGACTGGTTGAAGAAGCACGTAGCCAAGTGAAGCGGCCGCTTACCAGCGGCCTCGCGCGTAAAGCACGCCGAGCACGATGAGAAGCGCCAGCAATTGCAGACCGACGCGCCAGCGCATGAGCTTCTGCGAGCGGGCCGGCGCGCCCTCGCCGCCGCGAAACATATTGATGAAGCCGGCGACGACGACAAGAATCACCGCCGCGACGGCGACAATGACCAACAGATTTGAAGAACTTGGCATGAGCGGCGCTTCTCCCTACCCGGTGCGCTGTAGAGAAGCGCGCGCCCGCGGGCAAGGCGTTTATCGCCGCAGCAGGCGCTGCAGATAATCGAGCTCTTCCTGCGGGCGTTCAGGCTGGCCAAGCCTGCGGCGCAGCTCTTCCTGCACGCGATGGGCGCGCTGCGCCGGCGGCAGGCCGAGCGGATCATATTTCCCATAGGCGTCGGGGCGATTGCCGTCGCCAGACGCCCGCCCGAGCGGATCGCGTCCCTTGCCGCGGCGGCCGCGCCTGCCCGGGCTTCCGCCCTCTTCTTCAGCGCTTTGGTCGCCCTCGCCGCGCATCTGCTGCGCCAGCCTGTCGGCGCCCTTACGCAACGCCTGCACCGCGCGCCCTTGCGCGTCGACCGCCCTGGCGCCGCCTTCGCCAGCCTTTCCGAGCGCGTCTTCCGCCTCCTTCATCGCGCGTCGCGCGTCATCGAGTTCTTCGGCGGCTTCGACGCCGCCCTCGCGCAGCGCGTCCTGCTGGCGCTCAAGCCGCTCGCGAAGCGCCTGCTGGCGCTGGCGCTCGGCGCTGAGCTCCTCGTGCTGCGGCTGTCCCTTCTGCCGATGGCCGCGCGCGCCGCGCGCCTCCATATCGCTCGGCGCGTTCATCCCCTGGAACGTGTCGTCGCGCAATTGCTGTTCTTCGCGCGACAACTGGTCAAGCTCGTTGAGCGCGCGCGCCATTTCGCGCCCGCGCCCGCGACTCTGGCCCGCCCCCTGCGCCGTCTGCGCATTTTCGAGAATGTCCTGGAGTTCCTCCAGGAGCCGTTGCGCCTGCGCCATGTCGCCCGATTTCATGGCTCGGTCCATCTCGTCGAGCATCGCCTGCAAATCGTCCGGCGTGACGGTGTCGGCGCCGCCCTCCGACTCCTGGCGCGGCGCACCTTCCGGCGGCAATCGGCTGCCAAGCTGCTGGAGGAATTTATCAAGCGCGGCGCGTAGCTCCTCGGCGCGGCTGGCGATGTCCTGCTCGCTGTCGCCGCGCGCGATCGCATCCTTCAATTCGCGCTCCGCCGCGCGCAGTTCGCGCTCCGCTTGGGAGGTGTCGCCCTCTTCCAGGCCGAGCGCCATCGCCCACAGCATGTCACAGACGCCGCGCAACTCGTCGTCGCTACGCGGACCCTCAAGACCGCGGCGCGCCTCGCGGAGTCCGAGATGGACGGCGGCGGGCGTATCGAAGGCTTCGGGCGCGATCGACAGCGCCTCGAGCGCCGCGCGAACGCTTGAGCGCGAATCCGGATCGAGCGCGAGGATGCGCCTCTGTTCGGCGAGCGCGCGCGCGAGCGGCTTGACGAAGCGACGCTGCGGCAGGGTCACGTCGATCGATTCAGAAGCGCCTTCATTGTCCGCGGCGTCCTTGGCGACGAGGCGCATCGCGAGCTTCGCGCCGCCGAAAGGACTGTCGGCGAGATCGATTGTCGCCTTGGCCTCGCCCTGACCGCCGCCGCCGGGCGGCAAAGCGAGCGCAAGACGGGGCGGCTCATAGAGCGCGCGTCGCGCGCTGGGCGGGCCGCTAAAGACCGCTTCGGCGCCGACGACGCCGTAATCGTCCGTGGCGCGGAACGCAAGCGTCATCGAGCCCCGAACATTGTTGCGCGGCTTTTCCGTCAGCGCGATGGTCGGCGGCTTGTCTGGGATCGCCGCGAGATCGAAACGCCGACCGTCGGAGAGCGACACGCGCGCCGCGCGAGAGAGTTTGAACGCCTGCTCTTTCGACGCGCCCTTTTGCGACTCTTCGACGGCGGTCTGCGCGGCGACCAGTCCGCCGGAGACGGATACGCCAGAGTCTGGGGGGCGGATGCGCAGCATCGAATTGACCGGCGCCTCGATGGGCGCGTCGCTCTCCTTTGCCAGCACGATCGGCGGACGCCCCGTATAGGCGGGCGGTTCGAGCCAGGCGTCGACGCGCGCGGCGGTCCCGAAGCTCGCGGACGTGCGCCAGTCAAATGCGGCGGCGATTCGCGCGCGCTTTTCATCGCCTGCCATGAATCCGGCCGCAACCGCCGCGACGAGCGCCAGCGCGCGCAGCGCATAGGGGTCGCGCTGGGGCACGCGCGGATGCGGCGCCTCGATGGGGGTTTGCGCCAGCGCCGCCTCCAAGCGCTGGCGATGCAGCGCCCAGAGCGCCTCGACCGCCGCGTCGGGGTTCGGACTGGCGAGCCGATCCTCGAGTGAAGAAGCAGGGCGCAGCGCGGCGTCGGCGCCGCGGTCCAGCCGTTCGAGCGCGGCTGCGCGATGCGGCAAGCCGCGCGCAGACTCCCGCGCGACGACATAGAGCGCGGCGAACCCAAAGAGCGCCACGCCGCCGACGCGCGCCTCAAGCGGCGCAGCCTGCCAAAGGCCAAGCCAGGACAGCGCCAGAAAAAACAGGAGAATCGTGGCGAGCGCCAAGCCGGCCCGCCAGACGCGCTCGGCGATGAGCGCAAGCGCCGACCGGCGCAGCATCCCCTCAAGACGCGGCGAGGTCGTGTTCCCCGTGGGCGTATTCTGGTGCTGAGGCTCGTCCATTTATTCTCCGAGAGCGCGCCCATGACAATGGCGGTTTCGTTACGGGCAGACAATCTTGGCCGTAGGAAAATGGTCAAATTCAGCGCATTGGCGCATCAAGGGCGGAGCGCGCTAACATGCTGCATGAGCCGCAAACCCAAGGCTGACGTCACTGGAGACGTCATTTCGCCCCCGATCGGCGATCTCGCGCTGCTGCCCGCGCCCGTCGCCAGGATCCGCGACAAGATTCTTGCCGCGACCGAGACTGGCGACGTCGAAGCGCTCCGCATTCCGATCGACTGGAACGAGACGCGCCCGCTGTTCGCCAAGAGCGGCGCCTTCATGGCCGGAACCGATCCCATCGAGATTTTGAAGACGCTTTCCTTCGATCGCAAGGGGCAAGAAACGATTTCGCTCATCCGCTCGATTCTTGCGCAGCCCTTCGTCAAGATCGTCCGCGGACCGACGACGCTCTATGAATGGCCGGCCTTCGCGCGCCATCCGCAGGCCGCGGCCAATGAGGACGAAGCGCGCGCAAGGTGGCGCTGCGTGCGTTTCGCCGATCTTATACGCTCTAATGCCGAAGGAAAGCCGCGCGCGACGCGCATCGGCATCGGGTCGGACGGCGTTTGGCACTACTTCTGGAGCGAAGACTAGAAGTTCGCCGAAGCGTTGGGAGACGACGCGGCGGCGATCGCCGCGTCGGGATTGGAGAAGGCCGTTCAGCAGGTTGAACGCGACCGCCAGCTGCAAAGCATCGAGTTAGATTTCGCGCTCCTGCTCATGCGGCGCGGCGTGCGAGCGACCCTCGTCTTCGGCGCGCTTCAACTCTTCCGCTTCGTCGCCTTCGATCGCCTGCTCAGCGTCTTTCGCCGCTTTGTCGACCTTGCCGCTTTCGACGAATTTCCGTGTCGCGTCATTATACTGTTTGGCGGCGGTGCGACTGCCTTCGCCTTCGTTCGTCGGCTGCTCGTCGTTCTGCGCGGTCATCGCGATCTCCTTGTGGTCTAGAGCAATGGCTTCGCGCTAGCTGGCGCGCTGTTCGTTGCGTTTGCGCGTTGGGGCGGCCTTTTTGGCGGAAGCCGAGCGTTCCGAAGCGGGACGCGACGCGGAAGCTTCACCGCCGATCTTGCCGCCCTTGTGCGCCGCCGGATTGCCTGTACTTGCGCCGCGGCCGGACCCCGATTTCTTGCCGCCGCCATCATCCTTGTTGACAGTCGCCCAGGCGCGGCGCTCGGCTTCCTTATCGGGCACGCCGCGCTTCTCGTAGCCTTCTTCGATGTGCTCGGCTTTGCGTTTCTGCTTGTCGGTATAGGCCGACTTGTCTCCCTGCGGCATGGCTCATCTCCTCTCGCGCGCAATCGGGAATGAGCGACTAACCGCGCGCGAGTTCTCAATGTTCCGCGCGTGCGCGCAAACTTTGCAAAAGGAGATTAGCGAGCGTTCCAGATTGCGGTGTGTCTCGCGGCGCTTCAAGCGACGAGGGTGAGATCGGCGTCGTAGCCAACGACGCGCGTTTCGATCCTTATAATCAGGCGCTCCGATGAAGGCGCCGCCGGCGGTGAAATTCCAATTTGGGAGGCGTGTCAAAGGCGTCGTCGTCGATCACAACCGGCCTTCCTTCAGCTCACCGATCTCAAATGAATCCAAAAGCCGCTCCGTCCGCTCCTTAATCTGCGGCCATATCGGCATGTATATACGCGGAAATAGAACTTTGATCTGCGCATCCAGGCGCGCATACCTGAGGTACATATAGCACTCAGGTCTTCCGCTCCACGCAGCATCTTCAGTGTGATCTCTTATCTCGTCCGCATCACAATCAAACCATAGATCAATAGGATTTCTATCAACGAAATATAGATCTGGCGTTTCTCCGCGTCCATATTTATACTTAAACTGGTCTAGATCTCCGATTACGCCAAAGCGCTTTAGTTTAAACTTATCTGGTTTTTGTCCGGCAGATAGGCCAGCTTCTTTTAAATATCCATGTTTAGGATTCACGCTATATTGCCGGACCGAAAAAAATAGATCTTCTATGAAACGATTTTTTTTGCTCTCAGACTTGAGCAATGCCATTGTGTCAATGTGAACCACCATCTTTGACCAATTCACACCGTTTCTATCAATGTTGCGATCAGCCGGCGGCAGCGGCTTAAAGTCCGGCAGCGACAAGCCAACCGCAAACCCCTGTGCAAATGGTTTTGTGTAATTCGGGTCCGGATAGCCCGGCATTGTCGCCGACTCGCACCCGACATCGGCCCATGTCACATAGTCGGCCGGCACGCGCAGACGGACGCGCCAGCCTGGCGGGTCCGCCAGCCAGCGCAGTTCGAGAAAGCGACGCCCGTCCGGATCATTGACGAAGCGTTCGTTAGGGATGCAGTCAGTCTTCTCGGCTTTCACCGCCAAGACATTGCCGCCGATATGGTTCGCCGCCCAAATAAGCGCGGCGACGATCGCGAGAGGGCCAACAAGCCACGCCGCAAACCGATGAATGGAAATGTCACGCCGCGGATTCATCTCCTGAACCGGGCGCCGCGCGCTCGCGAATATGCGAACCTGAGGCGAGAGCGGATCATTTAATGCCGAGCGCCGCGTGAAAACGCATCGGCGCGCCATGCGAAGGCGTTACGAGTTCGCCTTCCCACATGACCTTGGCGCCGCGCACGAACGTCCCGACAGGCCAGCCAACGACTTCCTTGCCGTCATAGGGCGTCCAGCCGACGCGCGAAGCGATCCAGGAATTGCGGATCGTCTCGCGCCGCTGCATGTCGACGACGGTGAGATCGGCGTCGTAGCCCACCGCGACGCGCCCCTTGCCGGCGATGCCGAAGAGCCGCGCCGGACCGGCGCTGGTCAGGTCGACGAAGCGCTGCAAGGTCAATCGACCGGCGTTGACGTGATCGAGCAGCAGCGGAACGAGCGTCTGCACGCCCGTCATGCCTGAGGGGCTATTGGGATAAGGCTTGGCCTTCTCTTCAAGCGTATGCGGCGCATGATCGGAGCCGAGCACATCGACGACGCCTTGCGCGACGCCGCGCCAGAGGGCTTCGCGGTGGCGCGCCTCGCGCACCGGCGGATTCATCTGCGCCAGCGTGCCGATCCGCGCATAGTCGCTCGCGTCCATCGTCAAATGATGCGGAGTCACTTCGACGCTGGCGATGTCCTTATGCTCGGCGAGCAGCGCGATCTCTTCTTCGGTCGTCACGTGCAGCACATGCACGAGGGCGCCCTTCTCGCGCGCGATGTTCATGAGCCGACGCGTCGAGCGCACCGCCGTCTCGACGTCGCGCCAGACCGGATGCGACGACGGATCGCCGGAGATGCGCAACGACTTGCGCAGATTCAGCCGGTCTTCGTCTTCGCTGTGAAAGGCGGCGCGCCGGCGCGTATGCGACAGCACTTCCGCGATGCCGGCGTCGTCGGCGATGAGCAGCGAGCCGGTCGAGGAGCCCATGAACACTTTGACGCCGGCCGCGCCAGGAAGCCGCTCCAATTCGCTGAGGTCACGGGCGTTCTCATGCGTGCCGCCGACCCAGAAGGCGAAATCGCAATGCATGCGACCGGTGGCGCGCGCCACCTTGTCGGCCAGCTCCGCTTCGCCTGTCGTCAGCGGATTGGTGTTGGGCATGTCGAAAACGCCGACGACGCCGCCCAGAACCGCGCCGCGCGACCCCGATTCAAGGTCTTCCTTATGCGAGGCGCCGGGCTCGCGGAAATGCACTTGGCTGTCGATGACGCCGGGCAGAATATGCAGGCCGCGACAGTCGATCGTCTCACCGGCCGAGGCGCGAGACAGATCGCCGATCTCGGCGATCTTGCCGTCGCGAAGGCCGACGTCGCGGGCGCCCTCCCCGTCCTGATTGACGAGCGCGCCGCCGGAGAGGATGACGTCGAAAACCTGCGGCATGAGTGGCGCCTCGCTTGCGATGTCGTCGCGGGGTGGAGTTTTGTTGCTAATGCGCCAAAGGCG
Above is a genomic segment from Methylocystis rosea containing:
- a CDS encoding plasmid stabilization protein, producing the protein MPQGDKSAYTDKQKRKAEHIEEGYEKRGVPDKEAERRAWATVNKDDGGGKKSGSGRGASTGNPAAHKGGKIGGEASASRPASERSASAKKAAPTRKRNEQRAS
- a CDS encoding dihydroorotase, encoding MPQVFDVILSGGALVNQDGEGARDVGLRDGKIAEIGDLSRASAGETIDCRGLHILPGVIDSQVHFREPGASHKEDLESGSRGAVLGGVVGVFDMPNTNPLTTGEAELADKVARATGRMHCDFAFWVGGTHENARDLSELERLPGAAGVKVFMGSSTGSLLIADDAGIAEVLSHTRRRAAFHSEDEDRLNLRKSLRISGDPSSHPVWRDVETAVRSTRRLMNIAREKGALVHVLHVTTEEEIALLAEHKDIASVEVTPHHLTMDASDYARIGTLAQMNPPVREARHREALWRGVAQGVVDVLGSDHAPHTLEEKAKPYPNSPSGMTGVQTLVPLLLDHVNAGRLTLQRFVDLTSAGPARLFGIAGKGRVAVGYDADLTVVDMQRRETIRNSWIASRVGWTPYDGKEVVGWPVGTFVRGAKVMWEGELVTPSHGAPMRFHAALGIK
- a CDS encoding energy transducer TonB — its product is MTDLALSPHDMAREGDHPPSGPEPVKPGWLRSVTTVLVVAAHVMVFGILAYSAKPTAVSLDSVSMDLVPEGDFFEQEEVAEADDTPPPEAVEEPDIALPPPMVMSPDAVPLPAKKEDVDEVKKKVEQQQVQRAQQRQEAQARRRYGAPEGHAASSGASQATCLAHIAAALRRHTPGNTSLGPGHASVTFHVNPGGGLSGISASGSTPAHAALARRIVSSARGPGMCSSAFVSQAFAFH
- a CDS encoding energy transducer TonB family protein, yielding MKLARLLTLAAALAACAAHAEDAKPATTPAPKPASTAPAPPRTAAPNAAAPATTGGAAAPSAAPAMSESKFLGALYTAIAKRTPTESPAGDGEVTASFHVNAQGKIDKVTIDKTTSPALSETVKKILSSVEAPPPPGGSMDVGQTFKFRATPK
- a CDS encoding twin transmembrane helix small protein, giving the protein MPSSSNLLVIVAVAAVILVVVAGFINMFRGGEGAPARSQKLMRWRVGLQLLALLIVLGVLYARGRW
- a CDS encoding sialidase family protein, whose amino-acid sequence is MKRLALALLAFAASSAVSAEQGAPSADAPKDASTPTQSAPPAAMSHHPAAACAEAKVDCAATAVPAFAKDGRLWVAFSVGKSLYAAASSDNGATFSAPTAIATIGDGVIDAHGDARPKIVALKDGTLLASYTTRPDKQMIGTIFTARSTDGGKTFSAPQALLAEGGQRFDSILVNRKGRIYAGWLDKTHALKAKAEGREFLGSGVAFAYSDDGGKTFKGKSILIDHACECCRMSGALDKDGTPVFAWRQVLDGNVRDHMVAKLSADAAQATATRVSDDDWAINSCPHHGPSIAIDAAGDWHVVWFTKGKKRQGLYYARSLDAGKSFSEPEKFGDDARAAGHPTLVAAKGRLYRVWKEFDGATTTIAMQMSRDNGKSWSAPRVVAQTLDASDHPELIAHNGAAYLSWLTHKEGYRLMPLPRDEKSAAAPQ
- a CDS encoding TIGR02302 family protein; protein product: MDEPQHQNTPTGNTTSPRLEGMLRRSALALIAERVWRAGLALATILLFFLALSWLGLWQAAPLEARVGGVALFGFAALYVVARESARGLPHRAAALERLDRGADAALRPASSLEDRLASPNPDAAVEALWALHRQRLEAALAQTPIEAPHPRVPQRDPYALRALALVAAVAAGFMAGDEKRARIAAAFDWRTSASFGTAARVDAWLEPPAYTGRPPIVLAKESDAPIEAPVNSMLRIRPPDSGVSVSGGLVAAQTAVEESQKGASKEQAFKLSRAARVSLSDGRRFDLAAIPDKPPTIALTEKPRNNVRGSMTLAFRATDDYGVVGAEAVFSGPPSARRALYEPPRLALALPPGGGGQGEAKATIDLADSPFGGAKLAMRLVAKDAADNEGASESIDVTLPQRRFVKPLARALAEQRRILALDPDSRSSVRAALEALSIAPEAFDTPAAVHLGLREARRGLEGPRSDDELRGVCDMLWAMALGLEEGDTSQAERELRAAERELKDAIARGDSEQDIASRAEELRAALDKFLQQLGSRLPPEGAPRQESEGGADTVTPDDLQAMLDEMDRAMKSGDMAQAQRLLEELQDILENAQTAQGAGQSRGRGREMARALNELDQLSREEQQLRDDTFQGMNAPSDMEARGARGHRQKGQPQHEELSAERQRQQALRERLERQQDALREGGVEAAEELDDARRAMKEAEDALGKAGEGGARAVDAQGRAVQALRKGADRLAQQMRGEGDQSAEEEGGSPGRRGRRGKGRDPLGRASGDGNRPDAYGKYDPLGLPPAQRAHRVQEELRRRLGQPERPQEELDYLQRLLRR
- a CDS encoding TlpA family protein disulfide reductase, whose translation is MSLATRAPRVIGNPEAINGAGFITLDSRSGLRPTGNDKNYRSLVGLRRMRLMSFAVVIALLAGGGAFAMDFKPYGRGAFGQLTKAHAGRPLIVHFWSVTCPPCLVELPQWAKIAAEKKGSDIVFVNTDSDDDRARAEARIEKAGLSGADHYGFADDFVEKLYFEADSAWRGELPFTALVAPDGGVVTVTGAVDDPLIVDWLKKHVAK